From Lepisosteus oculatus isolate fLepOcu1 chromosome 8, fLepOcu1.hap2, whole genome shotgun sequence, one genomic window encodes:
- the cfl2 gene encoding cofilin-2 isoform X2 produces the protein MASGVTVNDEVIKVFNDMKVRKSSSSEEVKKRKKAVLFCLSEDKKKIIVEEGKEILVGDIGETVEDPYASFVKLLPLNDCRYGLYDATYETRESKKEDLVFIFWAPESAPLKSKMIYASSKDAIKKKFTGIKHEWQVNGLDDIQDRSTLADKLGGSVVVSLEGRPL, from the exons ATG GCCTCCGGCGTCACAGTGAACGATGAAGTCATTAAGGTTTTCAACGACATGAAGGTCCGCAAGTCGTCGTCGTCCGAAGAAGTGAAAAAGAGGAAGAAGGCTGTGCTGTTCTGCCTCAGCGAGGACAAGAAGAAAATCATCGTGGAGGAAGGGAAGGAGATCTTGGTGGGAGACATCGGCGAGACAGTAGAGGACCCTTACGCTTCTTTTGTGAAGCTTCTACCTCTGAATGACTGTCGATATGGCCTGTACGACGCCACGTACGAGACAAGAGAGTCCAAGAAGGAAGACCTGGTATTTATATTCTG GGCTCCAGAAAGTGCTCCTCTGAAAAGCAAGATGATCTATGCTAGCTCTAAAGATGCCATCAAAAAGAAATTCACAG GTATTAAACACGAATGGCAAGTTAACGGTTTAGATGACATTCAGGACCGCTCTACCTTGGCAGACAAGTTAGGAGGGAGCGTGGTAGTTTCGCTCGAAGGGAGACCCTTGTAA
- the cfl2 gene encoding cofilin-2 isoform X1, translating to MGAPSSILLPACELTLPSSPQASGVTVNDEVIKVFNDMKVRKSSSSEEVKKRKKAVLFCLSEDKKKIIVEEGKEILVGDIGETVEDPYASFVKLLPLNDCRYGLYDATYETRESKKEDLVFIFWAPESAPLKSKMIYASSKDAIKKKFTGIKHEWQVNGLDDIQDRSTLADKLGGSVVVSLEGRPL from the exons ATG ggaGCACCGTCTTCCATCCTCCTCCCTGCTTGTGAACTGACCCTCCCCTCCTCCCCACAGGCCTCCGGCGTCACAGTGAACGATGAAGTCATTAAGGTTTTCAACGACATGAAGGTCCGCAAGTCGTCGTCGTCCGAAGAAGTGAAAAAGAGGAAGAAGGCTGTGCTGTTCTGCCTCAGCGAGGACAAGAAGAAAATCATCGTGGAGGAAGGGAAGGAGATCTTGGTGGGAGACATCGGCGAGACAGTAGAGGACCCTTACGCTTCTTTTGTGAAGCTTCTACCTCTGAATGACTGTCGATATGGCCTGTACGACGCCACGTACGAGACAAGAGAGTCCAAGAAGGAAGACCTGGTATTTATATTCTG GGCTCCAGAAAGTGCTCCTCTGAAAAGCAAGATGATCTATGCTAGCTCTAAAGATGCCATCAAAAAGAAATTCACAG GTATTAAACACGAATGGCAAGTTAACGGTTTAGATGACATTCAGGACCGCTCTACCTTGGCAGACAAGTTAGGAGGGAGCGTGGTAGTTTCGCTCGAAGGGAGACCCTTGTAA